The following is a genomic window from SAR86 cluster bacterium.
TTTGATTCGTAATATTTTTCAAATTCATCATTCATTTTTATACCTCATGTTTAATTACAACTCTGCCAACCTGTTGACCATTTAAAATTTTTTGTATTTCAATATCAATATCCTCAAGTGAAACTACTTTAGAATAATCTTCAAGATTTATTTTCCATTCATTTGCTAAAAGATTCCATAATTCACACTTGAAGAGTATATCCGATTCCGCAGAATCAATTCCAACAAGTGAAACACCTCTTAAAATAAATGGAAAAACCGATGATGTAAATTTTGCTCCTGCCACATTTCCACAACATGAAACACATCCCTTATGACATATTAAAGAAATAATTTTAGATAATATATCACCGCCTACTGTATCGACACCGCCAGCATATTCAGCTCTATCTAGAGGTCTAATAGGATCGTGCATAAATTTGTCTCTATTTATAACACTAGACGCACCCATCTTTTTTAATTTATTAGATTCGTTCTCCTTTGAAGTTAATGCATGAACTTTATAATCAAGCTTAGATAGAATATTTACTGCAACAGAGCCTACACCTCCAGTTGCACCTGAAACAATAATTGGTAATTTTTTAGTAACATTTGCATTACAAATAGCTTTTACACATGCGGCAGCTGTAATTCCAGCAGTACCTATTTGCATTGATTCTTGAAGAGTGAGTTCTTTAGGCAATTTAACCAACCATTTAGAGGGCAGATGAACAATTTCTCCAAACCCACCAAAAACAGACATGCCTATTTTATAACCAGTTGCAATTACTTTTTCACCAATCTTAAAATCGGGAGATTTTGAATCAATTATTTCTCCAGCTACGTCAATACCCGGAACAAATGGATATCCCCTTACAACTCCTTTTACGCCTGTAGCTGCTAGTGCATCTTTGTAATTTAATGAAGAATAATGAACTTTTATCAAAACATTGCCATCTTCAACAGACGGGGTGTCTAATTCTTTAATAGAGCCTGTAAATATATTATTTAACTCTTCAACCAAATAAGCTTTGTATTTCATTCTTATTCCGACAAGAATTTTTCTGCATCTAGTGCAGCCATGCATCCAAAACCTGCAGATGTTATTGCTTGTCTATAGATTTGATCTGAAACATCTCCTGCAGCAAAAACTCCATCAATAGAAGTTGCAGTGGCCATTCCATCAGTGCCTGAGGTAATTTTGATGTAGCCATTATCCATATCTAATTGATCAATGAATATGTCTGTATTTGGTTTATGGCCTATAGCTATAAAAACACCCATAACCGATCTTTCAAAAACATCACCTTTTGTATCTAATACAACTCCATTGACGCCCATATCATCACCAAGAACTTCTTTTAATTGAGTATCCCAAAGTATTTCAACTTTCCCATTTTTTTCTTCATTAAATAATCTATCTTGTAGAATTTTTTCTGCTCTAAGACTATCTCTTCGATGGATTAGAGTGACTTTTGAACATATTCTTGAAAGATATAAAGCTTCCTCTACAGCAGTATTTCCTCCTCCCACCACTATAACTTCTTGATCTCTATAAAAAAAACCATCACAAGTTGCACAAGCAGATACTCCTTTACCTAAGAATTTTTTTTCAGAATCCAAACCTAAGTACATTGCACTAGCTCCAGTTGAGATAACCAATGCATCACATGTATATTCATTTGATCCCTTAAGTAAGAATGGTTTTTGTTTTAAATCAACAGAATTAATATGATCATTTAATACTTCAACATCAAATTGTTGAGCATGTTTCTTCATTCTATCCATGAGCTCTGGGCCTTGTAGACCGTCACTATCCCCAGGCCAATTTTCTACATCTGTTGTTGTAGTTAATTGTCCACCTTCTTGGGAACCTGCAATAATAATAGGATTTAATCCAGCTCTAGCAGCATATATACTTGCAGCATAACCTGCAGGCCCTGAACCAAGAATAATTAATTTTTTATGAACTGACATCATTCAGATTATAATTGAATATTAAGAAAATTGTGATTGATTGAACCTATAATTTATTAATAATATAGAATAACCTTATATATGGCTTCAAGATATATTAAAAATACTTTACTTAACTTCTTAAGTTTTTTTTTAATAGCTATCTCTTTATATATTTTTATATCTTTAGTTTCACATAATCCAAGTGATTCAGGTTTTTTTAATAAATCCTCCTCGACAACTATTGAAAACTTAGGTGGTCCACTTGGCGCAAATATATCAGATTTCTTATTCACCTTAATTGGTTTAGGTGCATATTTACTTCTATTTATAGGATGCGTTTGGGCGTATCAAAGTATTTTTCATCAAGATGCTTACAGTTCTATTGTGAAGTCTTTAGTAAGATTTATAAGTTCTTTTATTCTCTTATTAAGTTTTTGCTCAATATTAGAGTATTACTTTATTGGTTATGCAGGAGGCTTTATTGGCAAAGAAATATTCTTCAACTTATCAAATTATATTGGTTTTATAGGCAGTTTAATTTTCTTTATTATTTTCATTGTTCCAGCAGCATCATTGTCTTTAAATTTTTCATGGTTAAGTTTAATAGATCATACTGGCAGGGGCGTAATCTTAATAAACAAACTTTTAATAGAGTTTATAAAAAAAACTTATTCTTTTATAAAAAATATTGAATATCATCAACTGCAAAAATTTCTACCTTTATTAAGAAATGTTCAAATAAAAAAACCAATAAAGAAAGAGACTAAAGACTACACTAATAAAACAAAAGTAACTGATGAGCCTATTGAAGCAAATGAAGTTGCTAAAGAAAATCAACCAGAACTTTCAAATGTAATGGAACCTTTATTAAAAGAAGTTAAAAAACCAACCAATAATGAAGAACCTCCAGAGCAAACAGTTATGCCAAGTACAGAGCTTTTAGATAGAGCTCTTGATGACGGATCCTCATTAAATCAAACAGAATTAAATCAAATAGCGTCTCTTCTGGAAGATAAACTTCAAGAATTTGGTATTGAGGCATCTGTTGAATCAGTTTTACCTGGTCCTGTTGTCACCAGATTTGAAATACAGCCAGCTCCTGGTACAAAGGCTAGTAAAATTACAGGAATTGCACAAGACATAGCTAGATCTTTGTCAGTCAGCAGTGTTCGAGTGGTAGAGGTAATTGAAGGCAAATCATATGTTGGAATTGAAATACCTAATACCAATAGAAAAATGGTTAGGCTTACTGAAATCCTTTCATCAAAAGCATTTAAATCTTCGCCTTCTAACTTGTCGTTAGCTTTGGGTCACGACATTGCAGGTAATCCAGTAGTTGTTGATCTTGCAAAAATGCCACATTTGCTGGTTGCAGGTACTACTGGTTCAGGTAAGTCAGTCGGTGTTAACGCGATGTTATTAAGTCTTTTATTTAAATGCGATCCAAAAGATGTTCGTTTAATATTAATTGATCCAAAAATGCTTGAATTATCTGTCTATGACGGCATTGCTCATTTATTGACTCCAGTCATAACTGATATGACTGATGCTTCAAATGGTTTGAGATGGTGTGTTGTTGAAATGGATAGAAGATATAAATTAATGTCTATTATGGGCGTTAGAAATTTAGCAGGCTTTAACAAAAAAATCGAAGAAGCTGCTAAAAATGGAAAGCAAATTTTAAATCCATTAAAAGAAGATGAAGAAGAATATCTTGAGCCACTTCCTTCAATTGTGGTAGTTGTTGATGAATTTGCAGATATGATGATGCTTGTTGGAAAAAAAGTAGAGCATTTAATAGCTAGAATAGCACAAAAGGCAAGAGCTGCAGGTATTCACTTAATTTTAGCAACTCAAAGACCATCTGTTGACGTTATAACAGGTTTAATAAAAGCAAATATTCCTACTAGAATCGGTTTTCAAGTTTCAACTAAAATTGATTCAAGAACAATACTAGACCAGGGTGGAGCTGAACAACTATTAGGTTATGGCGATATGTTATATCTTCCACCAGGTGTTGGTGTACCAGTTAGAGTTCATGGAGCATTTGTTGGTGATGATGAAGTTCATCGAGTTGTAAATGACTGGAAGTCTAGAGCTGAGCCAGATTATATTGACGAAATTGTATCTTCAGCACAAGAAACAGGCCCTATACCAGGATGGTCTGGTTCGGATAGTGGAAATTCTGAGGATAGTGACGAGCTTTATGACGAGGCTGTAAATTTTGTTATAGAATCAAGAAGAGCATCTATATCAGCGGTTCAAAGAAAATTAAGAATTGGATATAACCGAGCAGCAAGGTTAATCGAGACAATGGAAGAGGCCGGTTTAGTTTCTGAAATGAGTTCGAATGGATCAAGAGAAGTCTTAGTCCCAAAACAAAATTGAAAAAACTTATTTCAATTTTAATATTTTTTTCACTTTCTTCATATTCTGATGCAGTTGAAGAGGTAAATAGAGTATTAAAAAAAGATTTAAGTTATCAACAATTTACTACGATTAATGATGAAAAAAAAATATCAACAGGGGTAATTAAAAAATCTGACGGTGAGACAATAATCGAAGTTATTAGTCCCTACAAAGAAAAATATGTAATTAACAAAGATAAAATCATTGTTTATGATTTCGAATTTAATAATACATCAGAAATAGAAATTTCAAATATAGATAACTTGGTTTTCGATATTATTCTTTATGGAATTGATAAATCAAAAGTAAACATAGATTTGATTGATGATAAAACTTTTAAATTATCTTTGATTGATCACAATGACATTGAATTTAAAAATATTAATCCTGAAAGTTTTTCGGTAACATTTGATGACAATATGAATATACAAAATTATATTATCTTTAAATTAATAAAGTCATGATAAATCTTTTACTTGTGGGTATTGGTGGAAGTCTTGGAGCCATGTGCAGATATGCGCTTACAGAATTCATACATAAATATATACCAACTAATTTTCCAAGTGGTACATTTTTTGTAAACCTCTTAGGTTGTTTTCTAATCGGTGTATTTGTTGGATGTTACATGCAGAATAAAGACGGTGCTTATTTTTTATTAATTATTGGGTTTTTAGGGTCATTCACGACCATGTCAGCATTCACAATTGAATCAGTTAATCTTTTTAATTCTAATTTTATCTTAGCCGCATCATATATAATATTGACTATACTTTTTACTTTGTTAGCAACTTACATTGGTATTCAAATTTCAAAATAGATGATTGATATAAAAAATTTAAGAGAAAATTTCAGTGATGTGCAAAAATCCCTTGCTAGAAGGGGTTTTGATATAGATAAAGATTTTTTTACTAAACAAGATAAATTAAGAAAAGATCTTCAAGTTGATGTTGAAAATTTAAAGGCTGAGAGAAATAAACTTTCTACAGAATTTGGCAAACTAAAATCACAAAAAAAAGATACTAGTGAATTAAAAACACAAGTAGATTTAGTAAACGAAAAACTAAAATCAAAAGATGCTTCTCTTTCCGTTATTTTAAAAGATATTGAGAGTTTTTTATTAAACATACCAAATCTTCCAGAAGACACCGTTCCAGATGGAGATGATGAATCTTCAAATGTAGTTCTAAGAAAAGAGGGTGATATTTATACTAAAAATAAACTTAATCATCTTGAAATTACTGAGCTAATTGATACTGATTTGGCTGCTGTTTTGGCTGGAGCTAGATTTTCTGTTTTAAAAAACCAAATAGCCAAACTTCAAAGATCACTTATAGCGTTTATGTTAGACCAAGCAATTGAGAAGGGTTATGAAGAATATTATGTTCCCTTTGTTGCAAACACTCAATCATTGATAGGTACTGGACAACTCCCAAAGTTTGAAGAGGACTTATTTAAAGTTTCTGATAATCAATACTTAATACCAACTGCTGAAGTTCCTCTTACTAATATAAATAGAGATAAAGTAATTCCTTTAAGTGAATTACCGTCAAAACTAACATCTCATACGCCTTGTTTCAGATCAGAAGCTGGCAGTTACGGCAAAGACACTAAAGGATTAATTCGACAACATCAATTTGAAAAAATTGAATTAGTTCAAATAACAGACTCAAAAAGTTCTTTTGATTGTTTAGAAACCCTATTAAGTGACGCTGAAAATATCCTTAAGTTACTTGAATTGCCATATCAAGTTGTAGAGTTATGTGCAGGTGATTTAGGCTTTAGTTCTTGTAAAACTTATGACATAGAGGTTTGGATACCAAGCCAAGAAAAATATAGAGAAATATCATCATGTTCAAATTTTTCAGATTTTCAGGCAAGGAGATCAAATATTAAAATTGATACCGGCAAAAATAAGGAATTTGCTCATACCATTAATGGCTCAGGCCTTGCTGTAGGTAGAACATTGGTTGCTTTAATTGAAAATAATTATGATCATGATACAAATACTATTAGTATTCCAAAAGTCTTAGAAGACTACTTTCAATCAAATAAAATTAAACTTTAAAAATATACATAAAATTCACAAAGATTTCACATATTTTTGTGTTTTTAAATTTAATTAAATGTATTATTATCCCTACTAACAATAATTCATCTTAAGAGGATAAAATGAATAAATATTACTTATATATACTCCCTGTATTATTTCTTTCTTTTCAGTTAATTGCTGACGTTGATACTACTTCAAAAATAAGAGGTTCTGTTAATGTTGAAGGTGCTTCAGTGCAAGCTGTTCATCTTCCAACTGGTACTACAAAAACTGATGTAGTATCCGAATCAGGAAGATTCAACCTAAGCTTCTTGCCGATTGGCGGTCCTTATGAAGTTACTATTTCTGCTGATGGATATATTAGTCAATCAGTAACTATTAATTATCTTTCTGTTAGTGCGCCGGCAGAAGTCAAAGTAAATCTTTTATCATCTGATGACTTAGAAAATGTAGTAGTTACAGCAGCTCAACTTAGTGGAACACGTGTCAGCAGCGGTACTGCGTTATCAAGATATGCTATAGATGGAATTCCAACAGTTTCAAGAAATATTGGTGATTATGTAAAGTTTGATCCTCGAGTTTCTTTTGATGGTGAAAATAACAGAGATGCTGAAATCTCAGTTATGGGAAATAATGCAAGATTTAATGATTTTTCAATTGATGGTATTAGTTTTAATGATCCATTCGGTTTAAATGATAATGGGTTTGCAACAATGAAAAATCCTATAAGCATGGACTTTATTGAAGAAATTTCAGTTGATATTACTCCATATGATGTATCCGTCGGTGGAGCCACTGGTGGTTCAATTATAGCTATTACAAAATCCGGTACTAATGAATTTACAGGGTCTGTTTATTTTTCATCAAGGGATGAAAGTAATGTAGGGGACTTACCAAATGGCTCAGCTCCAACTGCGTTTGATGATGAACTATACTCTTTTACCTTCTCAGGACCCATCATAAAAGATAGGTTACACTTTTTTGTTGGATTTGAATCAAGCGAGTTAACCTCATCAAGTCTATGGGGTACGTCAGACTCTGGAGCTGCAAATACTTGGCCAGTCACTACTGCTGAAATGCAAGCAGTTTCGGATTTTATGTCTTCTACATACGGATATAACACTGGACCATTTAATATGGTCTCATACCCAATGACACAAGAACAAACAATATTGAAACTAAACGGCATAGTAAATGACAAACATAGAGTTGAGTTTTTATATCAATATATAGAAGATTCTTTTTGGGAACTTTATGATAATTACGCCACAGACATTACTTTTAAAACTGGTTGGTATCAAAAACCTATTGAACAAGAAAGAATTTCATTCACTTTATTCTCAGACATAACTGATAGACTTTCTACAAGCCTAAAAATTTCTAATTACGATTTTCTTGAAGATGATGCTCAAGCAGATGGTGGTTATGGTGGATTGTTTCCTCAATTTAGAATTAGTGGCATGCCTGAAAGACATGTTTTATATGTTGGACCTGATAGATATAGAGGGGCTAATTTAATTGACGTTGAGAGTAGCTTAATATCTTTCAAGGCAAATTATGACTTAGATGATCACCAAATTACTTTTGGTATTGATTCAGATAATTCAGATTTATTAAACGTTTTTATTCCTCGATATAGTGGTGAAATTAGATTCGCTAGTTTAGACGATTTTTATAATCATTTTAGTGTCTGGGAAGCTACGGGTGAAACTAACTATACGAGATTAAGAGCTAACATTCCTTCAACTGGAAACAGCTTAATAGTAGATGATCCTGAAATGTTTAGACCAAGTTTTTCAATTGAAGAAACAAATATATATATACAAGATGAATGGCAAGTTAGCGATAGGTTATCTGTTCAATATGGTATAAGGCATCAAGAATTTGAAATACCAGAACAAGCAACCATCAACACACATTTCCAATCTCGTTATGGCGTAATTAATAATTCAACGGTTGATTATTCAATCACTCAACCAAGATTTTCTTTCAACATTGATACTACAGGCTTATGGTTTGGTGATAGAGTTGTAACCTCTTCAATAGAAGGTGGTTATGGTTTATTTGCTGGTAGACTTCCGCGTGTATATTTCGGTAATGCATTTTCACGAACCAATGTTGATTCCGATTATGTTTATAACATTGGTCAATTTGGACCAAGCGCAGGCCCAATACCAAATTTAAGCACTGGAGCGGTTACCGGAATAACAGATCCAAGATTTTTTTGGACAAGAAGCAGCCAATCTGATTATGTTTATGGTCAGAACGGATACAGGTTATATGCATTTACACATTTCACAGATCCAAACTTTGAAGGTCCTTCAACCTATAAATCTAATATAGCTTTAAATCTTCAATTTGCTAATGGGTATGATGTGAGATTTGAATATAATAAAGATAGTGTTAACAAAGCACTTTTGTGGAAAGATCTAAGTTATTCTGAAGAGGGCACCCTTGCTGATGGAAGAGCTTTATTAGATCAACGCGACAATCCATACCTAACAAACACAGGTGAAGGCGGTGGAGAAGCTTTTAGTATTATCGCAACTAAGGCATTTGATAACGGTGTGAGTTTGTATGCTGGTTATACTAATATGGAAATGGAAGATGCTTCAAGAGTAGCGTCTGCCCAAGCTGATTCAGCTTATAATAAGCAACCGCATGATCTAGCTGGTGAGAACTTAAGAGCTGCGCCATCTGACTTTATGGTAGATGATAAGCTTATTATTGGTCTTGACTATACAACACAAATTTTTGGCACCAACGATACAAGATTCTCTGTATTGGCTAATAGAAAATCAGGAAGAAGATATAGTTTAGTTTATGAAACTGGTGATTCTGAAGCTTCTATAACAGATGGAAATTGGGAAGCTTATGATCTGATTTATGTACCAACAGGTGTTAATGATCCAAATGTTGTTTTTGCGAGTGATGCTGTCGCTTCATCTGTTATGAATTTCTTGAATTCAGGATGTGCTGCGGGTTTCTCAGGACAAATCATGACAAGAAATGCATGTAAAGGTGATTATGCAACTAGAGTTGACTTAAGAATCACTCAAGATTTTCAAGTCAATGATGATCAAAAAATAGTGATTTACTTTGATATACAAAATCTTATCAATTTCCTTGATGATGATAAAGGTTGGCAAACTGAAATTGATACAAATTCCGTCAGTAGAGCTGTATCAGTTGATCTTGATCAAACAACTGATTCAGGTCAGCTATATATAACTGGTGTTAATGAAGATGCTGGGCTTATATATTCAACTGACTATGGCCAATCTCAGTGGCAAATGAACTTAGGTATTTCTTATAAATTTTAATTTGTATTATTTTATTAAAAAGAGCGACTAAGTCGCTCTTTTTTTTTGTTAAAATATAAATATGAAATTCAATTCCATTCCGAAATTAAATCTTAGTGATCTTTTAAGTGGCAACAAGCAATCAATTAGATTGCTATCTGAAGCTTTATCAGACCACGGCTTTTTTATAATTTACAATCATAAAATTGATTTACAACTTTTTAAAAAATCTTATCAAATCTCAGAATCTTTTTTTAATTTGGATGACGATTTAAAAACTCAATACGCATTTCCAGAAAATGCTGGCGCAAGAGGTTATACGCCGTTTGCAAAAGAAACTGCCTTAGGCGAAACACAGCCTGATCTTAAAGAATTTTGGCATCATGGACCCGTTATTAATAAAAATTTTGATAACAGAGTAAAAAAAAATATACAAATTGCTGAGTTAAAAGAATTTAATAAGATTTTAGATGAATTATTTCATCAATTAAACAAAGTGGGTATAGATTTACTATCCTCTATAGCATTATCACTAAACTTAGAAAAAGATTATTTTTTTAATTGGGTTGAGCATGGAAACTCTCTTCTTAGACTTATTCATTACCCACCTGTTAATAATGCAAATATCCACCGAGCAAGAGAGCATGCCGATATTAATTTAATTACATTATTAATAGGTGCTGATGAACCAGGATTAGAGGTTAAGCACAAAAGCGGTCAATGGATACCTGTTACAACAGATTTTGATGAAATAGTTTGTAATATTGGAGATATGATGCAGCTTGTTACTGATCATAAATTAAAAAGCACAAGCCACAGAGTAATAAAGTATAAAAATCAAGAAATTAAATCAAGATATAGCATTCCTTTTTTCTTACATCCCTCACCAAACACCATACTTAAGTCTATATATAATAATAAAGACAAGGGCGTGCTAGCTGATGATTTTCTCGATGAGAGATTGAAAGCCATTAAGCTATACTGATACCTATGATTCCATTTTTTGTTCAAATTATAATCGGCTTTTTATTTTTTATTGTTATAGCAATTCCTTTTTCAAATAACATTAAAATTATTAATTATAGATATATATTCTTAGGCATTTTGTTTCAAATTGTATTGGCGCTCTTATTACTTAAAGTGCCTTTTATTACTGATCTATTTTCATATTTAGCCAATGGTGTTTCTGTTTTGCAACAAGCTACAAATGAGGGAAGTAAATTTGTATTTGGATTCCTAGGAGATTCACAAAGCAGTTCAGCTATCATTTTTGCTTTTGCTATATTGCCTGTGATTATAGTAATGTCTTGCATATCTGCTGTTTTATGGTTTTGGGGTATATTACCTTTCATAGTAAATATCTTTTCTAAGATATGCCAAAAACTCTTTAATATAGGTGGTCCTATTGGTTTGGGCTCAGCAGCAAATATCTTTGTTGGTCAAGTAGAAGCACCATTAATAATTAGACCCTATCTTAAAAATTTATCTAAGAAAGAATTATTAATAATAATGACAACAGGAATGGCTACCGTAGCAGGATCTGTCATGGTAGCTTATGTAAATATTCTTGAAGATAGTTTCAAAGATGTAATTTTGATACAACATTTTTTAACTGCATCAATCTTGTCTGTTCCGGCAGCAATTATGTATTCAAACATTATGATTCCCTCAAATGAAATAACAGATTTTGAGAACGACAATGTACCAAAGATTTATGAAAGTACTATGGATGCAATAACAAGAGGTACCAAGGATGGAACAAATATCGCAGTTAGTGTTGGCGCAATTTTAATTACATTTATTGCTTTAGTTTATATAGTTGATTCATTTTTAGGATTAATTCCGTTACCTAATGACATTGAATTATCTCTTCAACTTATACTTGGTTATATTTTTGCGCCTGTAGCATGGTTGATGGGTATTCCATGGAATGAAGCATTGATTTCCGGAAAGCTTTTAGGCATCAAAACTGCTTTAAATGAATTTGTTGCATATCAAGAACTATCACAAATAGAAAGTGGAATTCTTTCTCAAAAATCAATGTTGATTACATTTTATGGTTTGTGTGGTTTTGCAAATTTTGCTTCGGTGGGAATATTAATATCAGGTATTGCCTCAATGGTAC
Proteins encoded in this region:
- a CDS encoding TonB-dependent receptor — protein: MNKYYLYILPVLFLSFQLIADVDTTSKIRGSVNVEGASVQAVHLPTGTTKTDVVSESGRFNLSFLPIGGPYEVTISADGYISQSVTINYLSVSAPAEVKVNLLSSDDLENVVVTAAQLSGTRVSSGTALSRYAIDGIPTVSRNIGDYVKFDPRVSFDGENNRDAEISVMGNNARFNDFSIDGISFNDPFGLNDNGFATMKNPISMDFIEEISVDITPYDVSVGGATGGSIIAITKSGTNEFTGSVYFSSRDESNVGDLPNGSAPTAFDDELYSFTFSGPIIKDRLHFFVGFESSELTSSSLWGTSDSGAANTWPVTTAEMQAVSDFMSSTYGYNTGPFNMVSYPMTQEQTILKLNGIVNDKHRVEFLYQYIEDSFWELYDNYATDITFKTGWYQKPIEQERISFTLFSDITDRLSTSLKISNYDFLEDDAQADGGYGGLFPQFRISGMPERHVLYVGPDRYRGANLIDVESSLISFKANYDLDDHQITFGIDSDNSDLLNVFIPRYSGEIRFASLDDFYNHFSVWEATGETNYTRLRANIPSTGNSLIVDDPEMFRPSFSIEETNIYIQDEWQVSDRLSVQYGIRHQEFEIPEQATINTHFQSRYGVINNSTVDYSITQPRFSFNIDTTGLWFGDRVVTSSIEGGYGLFAGRLPRVYFGNAFSRTNVDSDYVYNIGQFGPSAGPIPNLSTGAVTGITDPRFFWTRSSQSDYVYGQNGYRLYAFTHFTDPNFEGPSTYKSNIALNLQFANGYDVRFEYNKDSVNKALLWKDLSYSEEGTLADGRALLDQRDNPYLTNTGEGGGEAFSIIATKAFDNGVSLYAGYTNMEMEDASRVASAQADSAYNKQPHDLAGENLRAAPSDFMVDDKLIIGLDYTTQIFGTNDTRFSVLANRKSGRRYSLVYETGDSEASITDGNWEAYDLIYVPTGVNDPNVVFASDAVASSVMNFLNSGCAAGFSGQIMTRNACKGDYATRVDLRITQDFQVNDDQKIVIYFDIQNLINFLDDDKGWQTEIDTNSVSRAVSVDLDQTTDSGQLYITGVNEDAGLIYSTDYGQSQWQMNLGISYKF
- a CDS encoding Na+-dependent nucleoside transporter; the protein is MIPFFVQIIIGFLFFIVIAIPFSNNIKIINYRYIFLGILFQIVLALLLLKVPFITDLFSYLANGVSVLQQATNEGSKFVFGFLGDSQSSSAIIFAFAILPVIIVMSCISAVLWFWGILPFIVNIFSKICQKLFNIGGPIGLGSAANIFVGQVEAPLIIRPYLKNLSKKELLIIMTTGMATVAGSVMVAYVNILEDSFKDVILIQHFLTASILSVPAAIMYSNIMIPSNEITDFENDNVPKIYESTMDAITRGTKDGTNIAVSVGAILITFIALVYIVDSFLGLIPLPNDIELSLQLILGYIFAPVAWLMGIPWNEALISGKLLGIKTALNEFVAYQELSQIESGILSQKSMLITFYGLCGFANFASVGILISGIASMVPERKNDLIDVAFKALVGATLSSCFTGLIIACVI
- the serS gene encoding serine--tRNA ligase; translation: MIDIKNLRENFSDVQKSLARRGFDIDKDFFTKQDKLRKDLQVDVENLKAERNKLSTEFGKLKSQKKDTSELKTQVDLVNEKLKSKDASLSVILKDIESFLLNIPNLPEDTVPDGDDESSNVVLRKEGDIYTKNKLNHLEITELIDTDLAAVLAGARFSVLKNQIAKLQRSLIAFMLDQAIEKGYEEYYVPFVANTQSLIGTGQLPKFEEDLFKVSDNQYLIPTAEVPLTNINRDKVIPLSELPSKLTSHTPCFRSEAGSYGKDTKGLIRQHQFEKIELVQITDSKSSFDCLETLLSDAENILKLLELPYQVVELCAGDLGFSSCKTYDIEVWIPSQEKYREISSCSNFSDFQARRSNIKIDTGKNKEFAHTINGSGLAVGRTLVALIENNYDHDTNTISIPKVLEDYFQSNKIKL
- a CDS encoding isopenicillin N synthase family oxygenase, whose translation is MKFNSIPKLNLSDLLSGNKQSIRLLSEALSDHGFFIIYNHKIDLQLFKKSYQISESFFNLDDDLKTQYAFPENAGARGYTPFAKETALGETQPDLKEFWHHGPVINKNFDNRVKKNIQIAELKEFNKILDELFHQLNKVGIDLLSSIALSLNLEKDYFFNWVEHGNSLLRLIHYPPVNNANIHRAREHADINLITLLIGADEPGLEVKHKSGQWIPVTTDFDEIVCNIGDMMQLVTDHKLKSTSHRVIKYKNQEIKSRYSIPFFLHPSPNTILKSIYNNKDKGVLADDFLDERLKAIKLY
- a CDS encoding CrcB family protein — translated: MINLLLVGIGGSLGAMCRYALTEFIHKYIPTNFPSGTFFVNLLGCFLIGVFVGCYMQNKDGAYFLLIIGFLGSFTTMSAFTIESVNLFNSNFILAASYIILTILFTLLATYIGIQISK
- the trxB gene encoding thioredoxin-disulfide reductase; this translates as MMSVHKKLIILGSGPAGYAASIYAARAGLNPIIIAGSQEGGQLTTTTDVENWPGDSDGLQGPELMDRMKKHAQQFDVEVLNDHINSVDLKQKPFLLKGSNEYTCDALVISTGASAMYLGLDSEKKFLGKGVSACATCDGFFYRDQEVIVVGGGNTAVEEALYLSRICSKVTLIHRRDSLRAEKILQDRLFNEEKNGKVEILWDTQLKEVLGDDMGVNGVVLDTKGDVFERSVMGVFIAIGHKPNTDIFIDQLDMDNGYIKITSGTDGMATATSIDGVFAAGDVSDQIYRQAITSAGFGCMAALDAEKFLSE
- a CDS encoding DNA translocase FtsK 4TM domain-containing protein; translation: MASRYIKNTLLNFLSFFLIAISLYIFISLVSHNPSDSGFFNKSSSTTIENLGGPLGANISDFLFTLIGLGAYLLLFIGCVWAYQSIFHQDAYSSIVKSLVRFISSFILLLSFCSILEYYFIGYAGGFIGKEIFFNLSNYIGFIGSLIFFIIFIVPAASLSLNFSWLSLIDHTGRGVILINKLLIEFIKKTYSFIKNIEYHQLQKFLPLLRNVQIKKPIKKETKDYTNKTKVTDEPIEANEVAKENQPELSNVMEPLLKEVKKPTNNEEPPEQTVMPSTELLDRALDDGSSLNQTELNQIASLLEDKLQEFGIEASVESVLPGPVVTRFEIQPAPGTKASKITGIAQDIARSLSVSSVRVVEVIEGKSYVGIEIPNTNRKMVRLTEILSSKAFKSSPSNLSLALGHDIAGNPVVVDLAKMPHLLVAGTTGSGKSVGVNAMLLSLLFKCDPKDVRLILIDPKMLELSVYDGIAHLLTPVITDMTDASNGLRWCVVEMDRRYKLMSIMGVRNLAGFNKKIEEAAKNGKQILNPLKEDEEEYLEPLPSIVVVVDEFADMMMLVGKKVEHLIARIAQKARAAGIHLILATQRPSVDVITGLIKANIPTRIGFQVSTKIDSRTILDQGGAEQLLGYGDMLYLPPGVGVPVRVHGAFVGDDEVHRVVNDWKSRAEPDYIDEIVSSAQETGPIPGWSGSDSGNSEDSDELYDEAVNFVIESRRASISAVQRKLRIGYNRAARLIETMEEAGLVSEMSSNGSREVLVPKQN
- a CDS encoding YhdH/YhfP family quinone oxidoreductase, which codes for MKYKAYLVEELNNIFTGSIKELDTPSVEDGNVLIKVHYSSLNYKDALAATGVKGVVRGYPFVPGIDVAGEIIDSKSPDFKIGEKVIATGYKIGMSVFGGFGEIVHLPSKWLVKLPKELTLQESMQIGTAGITAAACVKAICNANVTKKLPIIVSGATGGVGSVAVNILSKLDYKVHALTSKENESNKLKKMGASSVINRDKFMHDPIRPLDRAEYAGGVDTVGGDILSKIISLICHKGCVSCCGNVAGAKFTSSVFPFILRGVSLVGIDSAESDILFKCELWNLLANEWKINLEDYSKVVSLEDIDIEIQKILNGQQVGRVVIKHEV